The following is a genomic window from Sedimenticola thiotaurini.
CCAGGAAAAGAGCGCTACCAGCGGCAGGCTGATAAACCGCGCCCGGCTCTTTTGTCCGCGCAATTCGTCTTCGGCCAGGGGCCTCTCCAGCTTGCGCTGCAGCCGCCGCACACTGGTTACCCAGATGATGTTGCTGACGGGAAAGAACAGCATCACGGCCAGCAGTATCACCCACAGATAGAAGATTGGATTCATTGTCTGTTCAGCACTGGCCGTTGACCGGTTATCCGGTTCTGTTCGGCATCGTCCTTCCACGCAAAGTTTTCTGTCTCAACTCCGTTAGTCCCAGCGCACGGCACCCCATACCCGGGTGCTCAACCCGGTTTGTCCAGATCCAGCTGGATATCGCCAATATCCTCGTGCAGGGCCACCACCTCCTTGTGCGGCACCGTGGAGAGTTCCATGTGGTAGGCGAGGAACCACATCATGCCCACGCCCAGTGCCCACCAGAGCAGTTGCCAGGCCCAGATCGACGGTATGCCGAAGGTCCAGTCGGCGGCGTTGGTCGGATCGCCGAAGATCCAGTTCCCGATCACCGCGCCGGGGCCGACACCAAAGAAGAACCAGATCAGTGTGATGATCCAGGCTGCCGGGATCAGACCGCGCTTGCCGACGGAGAGGGAGGCGTGGTCCCGCAGGAAGTTGTGGAACACCATGCGATGCTCCCGCTCGTCACTGTTCTGGGTCAGGGCGGAGATGATAATCGCCAGGCTCAGGTTACACAGGATGCCCCAGAAGGCCGAGTGCAGGGTCAGGGGCCAGCGGCCCCAGGGCATGTACTGGGCACCGATATTTTCCGTCAGGGTCACCGCGATCAGACCCGCGATCAGGCCGACAACGACTCCTTGCCGGGTCAGGAAGGGCCACCAGCAGACCGCAATCAGGGAGGGCCACATCTGGAATCCGTAGGCCACCGCCAGGCCACCCATCAGCACCAGGGCGTCGTTGGAGGTGGTGGCGACCATCAGGGCCGCAATCACGATCAGCACCACCCCGAGGCGGCCATAGAGTTTCTGCTGGCCATGGCTGGCGTTGGGGATGATGAAGCGTTTCAGCAAGTCCCGGGTCAGCATACCGCCGGCGGTGGACATGTAGGCGGCACCGGTGGATTGCATGGCCGCCAGTGCGCAAACCGCCAGCAGTCCCACCAGCCAGGGTGCTGTCTCGGACAGCAGGTAGACCAGTTGCGGCACCAGCATGTCGCCCTGGCCCTCGGACTGCAGCAGATCGATACCGGCCAGCCCGGTAGCCATGACGTTGTTGACCAGTTCGGGGTAGCGGGCCATGAATTCGGTGTCGGCACCCAGGAAGTGGGCGCCGATGCCCTGGATGGCGGTGAAGAACATCAGGATGAATCCGATCACCATGGCGGAGGCCCAGACCTGTTGCGGCGCAAACGGCTCCGGGCTTCGGTTGCCGAAGGCCCACATGGAGAAGGCCGGTGTCGACTGGACACCCATCAGGCCCATCAGGTAGGTGAGGATCATGACGCCGGTCCAGATGCCGCCGGTGGGTGCGCTGTCGGTACCCAGCCCGGCACTGAACTGGATCACTCCCGGAATGGCGATATAGGAGCTGTAGCCGTCCGGGGTGGTGGTGCCGAACAGGGCCTTGCCGGTGTTCGGGTCGATCTGGGTCAGGGCGGCGATGCCATCACTGAGACGGGATAAACCACCGATATCGTGCAGGGTGACAATACCGATCACCACGATACCGCCGCCCAGCAGGATCGCCTGGACAGAGTCCACATGGGCCACGGCCCGCAGACCACCGGAAGCGACATAGATGATCACCACGATGGAGAGCAACCACATGCCGACTGTGGTGCCCAGCATGTTGTCGGTGAGTACGTTGAACAGGAAGCCGGAGGCGCGCAGCTGGATGCCCAGGTAGGGTATGGAGAAGATCAGCGCCACCAGGACTACCAGTATACGAATCAGGTCGGAGCGGAAATAGTAGGCCAGCATCTCGCCTGGGGTGATAAAGCCGAACCGCTTGCCCAGCATCCATTGCCGTTTCAGGAACAGCACACCGGTGAAGGGGATGGCGATGGCGTAGAAGGAGGCGTAGGCGTATTGAAAACCGTCCCGGTAGATCAGGCCGGGGTGTCCCATGAAGGTCCAGCCCGAGAAGGAGGTGGCGGTGGCAGCGAGGATGAAAACCCACAGGGATATCTGTCGGCCGGCGATGAAATAGTCGCTGGCGGTTCTGGCGGACAGTGCGCCCTTGATGCCCCAGAAGATGCAGTAAGACCAGTAAAGTGCAACGAATACAAACAACCAGACAACTTTTGCATCCATTGCCGTATTCCCCCCTCTATATCAAAAATCAAGTGGCGTTCAATTAATGCTGCGTATTGAATCCGTGCTGGCGCGGCGAGTTGGTCCGTGATTCAAGCCAGACCCTGTTATGCGAAAAATGTGCCGGTAATTATATCCATATAATTCAATGGGTTGATCTATTTTAATTCACCTCTGTTACCACGGTTCGTTACCATTGGTGACACTGCCGTGTGGTTAGGTAACAGCCAATCTCAGTTGCCGCCCTTTTTGCTGCGCGGAATACCGAACCGCTGGCGTCTCTCCCACAGCGCCTTGCGGCTGATCCCCAGCCGTTTGGCCAGCTCGGTTTCGGTCATCTGATCCTGGTTCTCCAGCACAAACTGGCGGAAATACTCCTCCAGTGACAGGTCGGCTGAAGCCGCTGTCGGGGTCGCTGGCTGACTGGCGGCCGAGTGGGCGCTGTCAATCGCCAGCAGATCCGGCGTGATCTCATCCTCCTCGCACAGGATGACGGCCCGTTCCAGGGCGTTCTCCAGCTCCCGTACGTTACCGGGCCAGCCGTAGGTGGTGATGGTTTCAACGGCGGCCGGGTTCAGCTTCATGGGGGAGCGGTTGAGCTGCTTGCGGGTTTTCTCAAGTAGGAACTCCGCCAACTCCACCACGTCCTGACCCCGCTCCCGCAGGGGTGGCAGGTTGAGTTCCACCACCCGCAGGCGGAAATAGAGATCGCTGCGGAACTCCCCCTCCTGTACCCGCTGTTTCAGATCCCGGTGGGTGGCGGCGATCAGACGCACATCCACCAGCCGTGACTGTTCGGAACCGACCCGGCGGATCTCGCCGTTCTGCAGAACCCGCAACAGCCGCGCCTGGGCGGCCATGGGCAGTTCCCCGATCTCATCCAGAAACAGGGTGCCGCCTTCAGCCGCCTCGATCAGGCCGGTGCGGGCACTGTCGGCTCCGGTGAAAGCCCCCTTTTCATGGCCGAACAGCTCCGATTCGATCAGGGTCTCCGGGATCGCCGCGCAGTTGACAGTGACGATCGGGGCGTCCTTGCGCAGGCTCTGTTCGTGCAGGGCGCGGGCCACCAGCTCCTTGCCGGTACCGGATTCGCCCAGGATCAGCACCGTGCTGTCGGTGGGGGCCACCTTGGTCACCCGGCGACACACCTCCTGCATGGCCGGACATTTTCCCACCATGCCATCCACCGGATAGGTCTTGTCCAGATCCGACTTCAGGACTTCGGTCTTGCGCCCCAGCTTCTCCTGTTTCAGGGTGCGTTCGATCAGCATCACCAGTTCGTCATGGTCGAACGGCTTGGCGATGTAGTCGATGGCGCCCTGTTTCATGGAGTCCACCGCGGAGCGCACGCTGGCGTAGCTGGTCATGATCAGTACCGGTACGCCGGGCGCCCGGTTGATCACCTCGGTCCCGGGTACGCCGGGCAGGCGTACGTCGGTGAGGATCAGGTTAAAGCTTTTCAGGTCGAACTTCTGTTCCGCCTCCTCGACCGATTCGGCGGTGTTGACCTTGTAGCCTCTGCGGGTGAGGAGGCGGTCCACGGCGGTGCGGATGACCGACTCATCTTCAATAACCAGTATGTGACTCATGACGTTTCAGGTCCATGTAGGGGCAGTTGGATAATGACCCGGGTGCCGATCCCAGGCGCCGAGTCAATCTCAATACTGCCGTCGTGTTCATCAATAATCTTGGCCACCATAGGCAAGCCCAGGCCGGTTCCCTTGCCGGCCTCCTTAGTGGTGAAGAAGGGTTCAAAAATCTCATCCCGGACTTGGTCTGAGATCCCTTCCCCCTGGTCCATGACTTCTATCTGTATCTGATTTTGCGAGGCGAAGGCGAAAATCTCCACCCGGTCGCCCGGTTTGGAGGCGTCACAGGCGTTGGTCAGCAGGTTGACCATCACCTGGGCCAGGCGTTGGCGGTCCCCGTTGATGGTCAGCTCGTCCGGGCAGCTGTTGCTGAAGGAGACGTGCTTGCCGGCCCGGGTCAGCCCCACCAGTTGGATCGCCTCCTCGATGATATCGGTGAGCCTGAACTGCTCAAAGTTGAGACCGACCCGGCCGCTGCGGCTGTAGCTCATGAGTGACTGGACAATGCTGCTGATGCGCCGGGTCTGCTGCAGTATCGCCTCGATACTCTCCTGGGTGGTTGCCTCGTCCCGCTCTTCGAGCAGGTTCTGGGCCAGCGAGGCGATACCGGATACCGGGTTGCCGATTTCGTGTGCCACCCCGGCCGCCAGCTTGCCGATGGAGGCCAGCCGGTCGCTGTGGGCCAGCTCCGCCTCCAGGGTCTCCAGGTCGGTCAGGTCCTCCACCAGCAGCACCAGGCCGCTGCGGGGACCGGTCTGGTAACGGGGCAGGTCGGGATCCAGAATGGCCGCCTTGTGCAGGTTGAACCAGTGGGGGCGATTGTTGATCGGCACCTCCATGTGGTGAATATGCTCGTCCTGAGCGAGAGCAAAACCGGCCAGCAGCTCACCCCAGGGCGGAGGCAGGGAGGATAGCTTGCGCCCGGTCGCCTCGTTGCTGCGCACGCCACTCATCAACTCCAGGGCCAGGTTCCAGGTGACCACGGTGTGGTCCGGATCAACGGCGCAGACCCCCAGTGGCAGGTCGAGCAGAATCTGCCGATGATAGCGCCGCAGGGCATCCAGGTCGGCAGTCAGCCCCTTCAGCTTGCTGCGGGACTGCTCCATGCGCTCCTCCATGTGGCGGATGGAGTCGGCCAGGGCGGTCTTGGCGTCGGCGTCCACTTTCAGTTGCTGGTTGATGATCATGTGGGCCATGGCGGGGCCCAGCAGACCGGACAGGTTGCGTTCGATCCGCTGCCGGAGCCGTTTCAGCTCCCGGGGGCGGGTCTCGTTCCGGTCCAGCTGCAGATCCGCCAGGGCCTGATCAACCTCCATCTCGGCCGCTTCCCGCCCCAGCATGACCGCCAGACCCTCGGCGAACTGGGTTGGTGATCCCGCCATCAGGGTACCGCTCATGGGGGCCATGATGGCCACTTCACTGCGGCAGGCAAAGGCGGTCTCCTCCTCTTCCGGGGATTGCCGGGTCAGCAGGGAGATGATGGCAAACAGCAGCCCGTTACAGGCCAGTGACCAGAAGGTGGAGAACTGCCACTGATCCATGCCGGCGGTCTCCTGGATGGCTGCCATATCGATGCCGGTGTTGAGAAAGCCCGATTTCTCCAGCAGGGGCAGCAGCAGGGTAATGATCCAGACCGTGATGCCGCCCAGCAGTCCGGCAATGAACCCCTCCCGGGTGGCGCGCCGCCAGTAGAGCAGACCGATAATGCCAGGCAGGAACTGGGCCACCGCGACAAAGGAGATCAGGCCCAGTTGTACCAGTCCCTGGTTGTGCTCCAGCACCTCATAGAAGATGTAACCGGCAAAGATGATCAGGCCGATCAGCAGGCGCCGTCCCCACAGCAGCCAGCGGTACAGATCCACCCGGGGGTCCGGGTAGCTGGCCGGCAGCAGCAGGTGGTTCAGGCACATGGAGGAGAGCGCCAGGGTGGAGACGATCACCATGGCGCTGGCGGCGGAGACCCCCCCGATGAAGGCCATGATCGGCAGCCAGGGCGGTCCGTGACTCAGGGTGATGCCGAGTACGTAGTAGTCCGGGTCCATCCCCAGCTGCAGATAATCCCCGGCCCACAGGATGGGCGGGATGGAGAGATTCAGCAACAGCAGAAACAGCGGAAAAGCCCAGCTGGCGGTGGCCAGTGACCGCATAGAGAGGTTTTCCGTGAAGGTCATGTGAAACTGTCGCGGCAGCAGGAAAGCGGCACAGAAGGAGAGGAACAGCAGGGTCGCCCAGGGGCCTTCCCGCACCGGCTCATACAGTTTCTTCAGTGCTTCCGGGTGGGATGCCAGATATTCATTGAGCGAGTCCGGGCCGGAAAACACCCCGAAGATGGCGAAATAGCCCACCAGCAGCATGGCGACGATCTTCACCAGTGATTCGAAGGCGATGGCGGCCACCAGGCCCCGGTGCTTCTCCCGTGGCGTGATATGGCGTGCGCCGAACAGGATGGAGAAGAGGGTCAGCATGCCGCAGAAACCGAGCGCCAGCACCTGGGGGATCTCGTCGTGGGTCAGTACCTGGATCGAGGAGGTGACGGCACGGATCTGCAGGGCGATATAGGGCAGTGAGCCGAGCAGCATGAACAGGGTCACTAGCACGCCCCCCAGCTGGCTGCGGTAGCGGAATGCCAGCAGGTCGGCCAGGGAGGTGAGCTGATACTCCCGGGTCAGGCGCAGCAGCGGTTGCAGCAGGACCGGGCTCAGGATGAAGGCGATGGTCAGTCCCATGTAGATGGTCAGGAACTGGTAACCCTCACTTTCGGCGAAACCGACGCTGCCGTAGTAGGTCCAGGAGGTGGCGTAGACGCCGAGGGAGAGGACATAGACCGGCGCATTGTCGGTCCATTGATCCGGCACCAGGCCGCTGTCGGTGACGTAAGCAACGAAGAAGAGCAGCAGCAGGTAGAACAGACTGGCTCCGAACAGGATCTCCAGGTCATACGTCATGGTGCGGGTATCTTCGGTGTAACCAGGCGCCCAGCAGGATGACAAACAGCCACAAAGCGTAAGGCACCAGCCAGTGGGCGTCATCGTGTGCCCACCAGATGACCAGTGGCGAAGCGAACAGGAAGAGTGCGAAAAGTGCCAGTAACAGCGCACTCTCTCTTAACCTGATAGGATCCGGGTGCTTTTGCATCCCGCAAGGTTACCAGTTGTTACCAATAGTAACAACTTGGCCGGGTGAACCGTATGCCAGTGGTGTGTAACGGGCAGTGGGGGAGGCATCGGTCCGGGCTGGTTGAAAAAGGAACGCTTGGTGCCAGCGAATACAGATCGTATGATCGGAGTCTGGTAGCCGACGCGGCCAGGCCGGTGTCGGGCCGGTTTAACAGGTAACGAGGGGTGGCGATGAATCCGGAAAAAGTGGCGTTTGGTTTTTTTATTGTGCTGGCGCTGACGCTCAATTTTGGTTTTTTCGTGGGGGAGATCGACAACCCGGATCACCACCACGTCTATGAGCTGTTTGCCGTGGTGGTGGTCAATCTGATCGCCACCCTGCTCAAGTTTGGTGATCGCACCCAGATGGGGGCGGTATTGCTTGCCACCAGCCTGGTGGCGGTGCTGCAATTGCTGGCGGCGGCGCTGATCTGGGCGGTGGTCGAGCACGGTACCGGGGCGGGCATGACCCCGGCCATGATGGCCAGTATCGTCTCCTTGTCCGGCGGCGCCATGCTGGCCAATGTGATATCGGTGGTGTTGCTGGTGATCGAGACCGTGATGCTGCGGCGATAGGCTGGCAGGATCCCCATGCACAGCATCTTTTTTCTAATCTTCCGACGCATGCGTCAGCCCCTGCTGACGCTGGTGTCGACCTACGCAATTGCCATATTGGGTCTGACCCTGATTCCGGGACAGGATGATGCGGGCAATCTCTGGCGTATGGATTTTTTCCATGCCTTCTATTTTGTCAGTTTTATGGCCACCACCATCGGTTTCGGTGAGATTCCCTATCCCTTCACCGATGCCCAGCGTCTCTGGGTTACCTTTTCCCTCTACGCCACCGTGGTGGTGTGGATCTACGCCCTCGGTACCCTGCTCGCCCTGGTGCAGGACAAGATGTTCCAGCAGGCGCTGGTGGAGCGCCGCTTCACCCGCCGGGTCCAGCGCATGCGGGAGGATTTCTACCTGGTGTGCGGCTATGGTGAAACCGGCAGTGCCCTGACCTATGCCCTCACCGAGCGGGACCGCTCGGTGGTGGTGATTGATATTGATCCCGACCGGGTCAACATGCTGCAACTGGAGAATCTGCGCCAGTACGTGCCGGCCCTGGAGGGGGATGCCGCCCAGCCCGGCTGTCTGCTGGAGGCCGGTCTGAAGCACCCCCGCTGCAGAGGGGTGGTGGCCCTCACCAATGTCAACGAAGTGAACCTGAAGGTTGCCATCACCAGTAAGCTGCTGCATCCCGAGATCAAGGTGATCTGCCGCTCTGATTCCCACGATATCGAAGAGAATATGGCCTCGTTCGGTACCGATTACATCATCAATCCATTCGATACTTTTGCCAATCACCTGGCCACCGCGCTGCAGGCCCCGGGGTTGTACCTGCTGCACAGCTGGCTCAGTGGCGAGCGACGTCTGCCGGACCCACCGATCCAGCCTCCCACCGCCGGTCTCTGGATCGTGTGTGGTTTTGGCCGGTTCGGCAGGGCGGTCTACCGTCGCCTGAAGCGCGAGGGGATTGAACCGGTGGTGATCGAATCCATGCCGGAACTGACCGGTACGCCGGAGAGTGGTTATGTGCTGGGCCGGGGTACCGAGGCGGATACGCTGCTGGAGGCGGGTATTGAACGGGCTGTCGGACTGGTGGCCGGGACCGACAATGATGCCAATAATCTCTCAATCATCATGACCGCCCGGCAGCTGCGGCCGGAGCTGTTCGTGATTCTGCGTCAGAACCACAATGGCAACCAGGCCATCGTCGACGCGGTAAAAGCCGACATGGTGATGCACTCCAGCGCCATTATCGCCAACCGGATACGGGTGCTGCTGGGAACGCCGCTGCTCTACCAGTTCACCAGTCTGGCACTGCACCAGGACGATGGTTGGGCGCAGGATCTGGTGAGCAGGATTCAACGGCTGGTGTTGAGTGAGAATCCCGCCATCTGGGAGGTGTTCCTGGATAACGAAGAGGCGCTGGCGGTCTGTGATGCGTTGCTGAAAGGGCGCAAAGTGACCCTGGGGCACCTGTTGACCGATCCCGGTGAGCGCAGTCGCTCCCAGCCCGCGGTCTGCCTGCTGCTCCGCCGGGAAGGCCAGCGCATGATGCTTCCCGAGCATGATCTGCTACTCAAGACCGGCGACCGATTACTGTTCTGTGGCCGGGAATCGGCCCGCGGCCGGATGGAGTGGGGTCTGCAGAACCACCATGCACTGAAGTACATTCTTACCGGCGAGGTGGCTTCCAGTGGCTGGCTGTGGGGCAAATTCCAACGCCCCGGACGGCCGGTATCGAACGAACAGGTGCTGGAGTCGGGTGGGGACAAGGAGCGAACCATTGACCCGGACTGATCCATTTCGTGAGGTGTCTCCTGGCCAGATAGGTTAGTATGTAGAGATCCTAAATTCAGCCCGGATGAGGCGTTTGCCGGTAAAAGGAACAGTACGGAGCGCGGCTCCTCTTCAGGTGACCGGAACAGTATTTATGGGTGGTAAGAAAAAGCTTATGCCCAGATCACTCGATTCTTGGCTTGTTATATGGAGGCATCCCATGCATTATCTGATGGAAAAACTACAGAAAGATCACCGGAATCTGGAGAAAATACTCGACCTGCTGGAGTTGCAGCTCGACCATTTCCTGGCCGGACGCGAATCCGATTTTGACCTGAAAATTGAGCTGTTGGAGTACATGGAGGCTTACGCGGACCAGGCTCACCATCCGCTGGAGAACATTATATTCACAGCGACTAAGCCCCTGGCCGATGACCGGGCGGAGTTGATGGACCGCCTGATGCAACAGCACCAGGAGCTGGCCCATCTGACCCGTACTTTCCGTCACTCCCTGGAAAATATTTTTCAGGGCGGCGTGATGCCGAGGGAAGAGCTGGAGGTGCAGGGGCGTGAGTTTATTGCGCTGCAGCGCCAGCACATCGCTCTGGAAGAGCAGGAAGCCTTCCCAATTGTGGATGATCTGTTGCGGGAGGAGGATTGGAAAACAATCCTTGAACAGTCGCCCAACTATGATGATCCGGTATTTGATAAACCGGACAAGATTCGCTTTCAGACCCTGTTTGAATATCTGAGTCAGGCGGGCTCGGAGAATGGCACCGCCAGTTGACAGGTCAGCGTAAACTGGGTCACCGTAATAATGATATTTGTCAGGATGATCAATACACGAAGTAAAACTTTGCTAGTCGGGATTCAGGAGCAGAATCCGTTTTTTGGTACCGGTGCGCATCCGGTTTAATTGAGTGGATATCGACCGGGGTTTGGGTTATTAAACCCCGGTTAACCTGGTAACTGCTCAATTTTTCCAGTCGTTTTAGGTACATGGGGAAAATTGGTCAAAGCGCGTTCCTTGGGAGGAATAGAATATGGCTCATGTTGTTGTATTGGGTGCAGGTACTGGGGGTATGCCCTGTGCCTACGAATTAAAAGAGACCCTGGGTAAAGATCACCAGGTCACGGTAATCAACGAACGGGAGGAGTTTCAGTTTACCCCTTCAAATCCCTGGGTGGCGGTAGGTTGGCGGGACCGCAGTAGTGTCACATTTGATATCCGTCCCCATCTGGAACGCAAAGGTATCGGCTTTATTGCCAAGCGTTGCGATAAAATCAACGCCGAAAACAATACCCTTGAGATGGATGATGGCGAGGTGGTCAGCTATGACTACCTGGTTATTGCAACGGGGCCAAAGCTGTTTTTTGAAGAGGTCGAGGGAGCCGGACCGGCAGTGGGAAACACCCAGTCAATCTGTACGGTGGACCACGCCCTGGGTGCCTACGATGCCTACCAGCAGCTGCTGGATGAACCCGGCCCGGTGATTATTGGCGCCATGCCGTTCGCCAGCTGTTTCGGTCCGGCCTACGAGTTCTCCTTTATCATGGATGCGGACCTGCGTAAGCGGAAAATGCGCGACAAAGTGCCCATGACCTATGTGACATCGGAACCCTATATCGGCCATCTCGGTCTGGGTGGCGTGGGTGACTCCAAGGGTTTCCTGGAATCCGATCTGCGTACCCACCACATCAACTGGATTACCAATGCCAAGGTGACCAAGGTTGAGCCGGGCAAGATGTATGTCGAGGAGTATGACGAAAGTGGCCAGGTGATCAAGAATCACGAGCTGGATTTCAAGTACTCCATGATGCTGCCCTCATTCAAGGGTGTGGATGCGGTCGCCAATGTGGAAGGGCTGTGTAATCCGCGCGGATTCGTCATGGTGGATTCCCACCAGAGAAATCCCACCTTCCAGAACATCTACTCGGCCGGTGTCTGTATCGCTATTCCGCCGGTAGAGGCGACGGTGGTTCCCACCGGTGCACCCAAAACCGGCTATATGATCGAATCCATGGTGACGGCTATCGTGCATAACATCGCTGACGATCTGGCTGGCCGGGAGCCTTCAACCAACGCGACCTGGAACGCCATCTGTCTGGCGGATATGGGTGATACCGGTGCGGCCTTCGTGGCGCTGCCGCAGATCCCGCCCAGAAACGTGGCCTGGTTCAAGAAGGGCAAATGGGTACACATGGCCAAGATTGCCTTCGAGAAATATTTCATCCGCAAGATGAAGAAGGGGACTACCGAGCCGATTTATGAGAAGTACATCCTGAAAATGCTCGGTATTGGAAAGCTGAAATAACAGTCTTTCAGAACCAAAGAAAGCCCGGCTGTATGCCGGGTTTTTTTATGTCTGCCCAATACTTGGCGGTGGCCGCGAAACGGCGTTACGGTCAGTGTTTGAACTGATCCAGCATGGCTCGCAACTCCTGGGTCTGGGCGCTCAGCTGGTCACTGGATTCGGATAGTTGCAGGGCGCCTGCGGAACTCCTCTGGTTGGATTGATCGATCTGTGCCATGTGCGTTTTGATGGTTCCAATCAGGGCGTCCTGGGAAGAGGTGGCAGCGGACAGATTGTTGCTGATCCGGGTCACCGAGGAGATGGCGCCGGCGATCTCCGCCAGCAGTTCGGCGGCACGTTCAAAATGCTCTTCGGTCTCTATTGCCCGGTTGCGCGCGTTATCCATCACCTTGACGGCGGACTGGGAACCGCCCTGCAACTGGCCGATGATTTTTTCGATCTCTTCGGTGGACTCCTGGGTCCGTGTCGCCAGGGTCCGCACTTCATCCGCCACCACGGCGAATCCACGGCCCTGTTCACCGGCCCGGGCCGCTTCAATGGCTGCATTCAGGGCCAGCAGATTGGTCTGCTCGGCAATACTGCGGATCACATCCATCACCATGCCGATGCTGGCGCTCTTCTCATCCACCTGACTGATCACGTCCCCGGCCTTGTTCAGGTCGGTAATCAGTGCTGCCACGGAACCGATCGCTTCCGTGGCAATGAGCGTACTCTCTTTGGCGGACTGATCGGCCAGCTCCGAGGAGCTGGCAACCTCAACTGCCATTCCGGATACTTCGTGAATACTCTCGCTGATTTCGTCAACCGCTTGAACTGCCTGTTGACTCTCAGCCTGCTGTTGGGCGGTCTGTTCCTGTTC
Proteins encoded in this region:
- a CDS encoding sodium:solute symporter family protein encodes the protein MDAKVVWLFVFVALYWSYCIFWGIKGALSARTASDYFIAGRQISLWVFILAATATSFSGWTFMGHPGLIYRDGFQYAYASFYAIAIPFTGVLFLKRQWMLGKRFGFITPGEMLAYYFRSDLIRILVVLVALIFSIPYLGIQLRASGFLFNVLTDNMLGTTVGMWLLSIVVIIYVASGGLRAVAHVDSVQAILLGGGIVVIGIVTLHDIGGLSRLSDGIAALTQIDPNTGKALFGTTTPDGYSSYIAIPGVIQFSAGLGTDSAPTGGIWTGVMILTYLMGLMGVQSTPAFSMWAFGNRSPEPFAPQQVWASAMVIGFILMFFTAIQGIGAHFLGADTEFMARYPELVNNVMATGLAGIDLLQSEGQGDMLVPQLVYLLSETAPWLVGLLAVCALAAMQSTGAAYMSTAGGMLTRDLLKRFIIPNASHGQQKLYGRLGVVLIVIAALMVATTSNDALVLMGGLAVAYGFQMWPSLIAVCWWPFLTRQGVVVGLIAGLIAVTLTENIGAQYMPWGRWPLTLHSAFWGILCNLSLAIIISALTQNSDEREHRMVFHNFLRDHASLSVGKRGLIPAAWIITLIWFFFGVGPGAVIGNWIFGDPTNAADWTFGIPSIWAWQLLWWALGVGMMWFLAYHMELSTVPHKEVVALHEDIGDIQLDLDKPG
- a CDS encoding sensor histidine kinase — encoded protein: MTYDLEILFGASLFYLLLLFFVAYVTDSGLVPDQWTDNAPVYVLSLGVYATSWTYYGSVGFAESEGYQFLTIYMGLTIAFILSPVLLQPLLRLTREYQLTSLADLLAFRYRSQLGGVLVTLFMLLGSLPYIALQIRAVTSSIQVLTHDEIPQVLALGFCGMLTLFSILFGARHITPREKHRGLVAAIAFESLVKIVAMLLVGYFAIFGVFSGPDSLNEYLASHPEALKKLYEPVREGPWATLLFLSFCAAFLLPRQFHMTFTENLSMRSLATASWAFPLFLLLLNLSIPPILWAGDYLQLGMDPDYYVLGITLSHGPPWLPIMAFIGGVSAASAMVIVSTLALSSMCLNHLLLPASYPDPRVDLYRWLLWGRRLLIGLIIFAGYIFYEVLEHNQGLVQLGLISFVAVAQFLPGIIGLLYWRRATREGFIAGLLGGITVWIITLLLPLLEKSGFLNTGIDMAAIQETAGMDQWQFSTFWSLACNGLLFAIISLLTRQSPEEEETAFACRSEVAIMAPMSGTLMAGSPTQFAEGLAVMLGREAAEMEVDQALADLQLDRNETRPRELKRLRQRIERNLSGLLGPAMAHMIINQQLKVDADAKTALADSIRHMEERMEQSRSKLKGLTADLDALRRYHRQILLDLPLGVCAVDPDHTVVTWNLALELMSGVRSNEATGRKLSSLPPPWGELLAGFALAQDEHIHHMEVPINNRPHWFNLHKAAILDPDLPRYQTGPRSGLVLLVEDLTDLETLEAELAHSDRLASIGKLAAGVAHEIGNPVSGIASLAQNLLEERDEATTQESIEAILQQTRRISSIVQSLMSYSRSGRVGLNFEQFRLTDIIEEAIQLVGLTRAGKHVSFSNSCPDELTINGDRQRLAQVMVNLLTNACDASKPGDRVEIFAFASQNQIQIEVMDQGEGISDQVRDEIFEPFFTTKEAGKGTGLGLPMVAKIIDEHDGSIEIDSAPGIGTRVIIQLPLHGPETS
- a CDS encoding hemerythrin domain-containing protein; the protein is MHYLMEKLQKDHRNLEKILDLLELQLDHFLAGRESDFDLKIELLEYMEAYADQAHHPLENIIFTATKPLADDRAELMDRLMQQHQELAHLTRTFRHSLENIFQGGVMPREELEVQGREFIALQRQHIALEEQEAFPIVDDLLREEDWKTILEQSPNYDDPVFDKPDKIRFQTLFEYLSQAGSENGTAS
- a CDS encoding DUF6394 family protein, coding for MNPEKVAFGFFIVLALTLNFGFFVGEIDNPDHHHVYELFAVVVVNLIATLLKFGDRTQMGAVLLATSLVAVLQLLAAALIWAVVEHGTGAGMTPAMMASIVSLSGGAMLANVISVVLLVIETVMLRR
- a CDS encoding potassium channel family protein, yielding MHSIFFLIFRRMRQPLLTLVSTYAIAILGLTLIPGQDDAGNLWRMDFFHAFYFVSFMATTIGFGEIPYPFTDAQRLWVTFSLYATVVVWIYALGTLLALVQDKMFQQALVERRFTRRVQRMREDFYLVCGYGETGSALTYALTERDRSVVVIDIDPDRVNMLQLENLRQYVPALEGDAAQPGCLLEAGLKHPRCRGVVALTNVNEVNLKVAITSKLLHPEIKVICRSDSHDIEENMASFGTDYIINPFDTFANHLATALQAPGLYLLHSWLSGERRLPDPPIQPPTAGLWIVCGFGRFGRAVYRRLKREGIEPVVIESMPELTGTPESGYVLGRGTEADTLLEAGIERAVGLVAGTDNDANNLSIIMTARQLRPELFVILRQNHNGNQAIVDAVKADMVMHSSAIIANRIRVLLGTPLLYQFTSLALHQDDGWAQDLVSRIQRLVLSENPAIWEVFLDNEEALAVCDALLKGRKVTLGHLLTDPGERSRSQPAVCLLLRREGQRMMLPEHDLLLKTGDRLLFCGRESARGRMEWGLQNHHALKYILTGEVASSGWLWGKFQRPGRPVSNEQVLESGGDKERTIDPD
- a CDS encoding sigma-54-dependent transcriptional regulator translates to MSHILVIEDESVIRTAVDRLLTRRGYKVNTAESVEEAEQKFDLKSFNLILTDVRLPGVPGTEVINRAPGVPVLIMTSYASVRSAVDSMKQGAIDYIAKPFDHDELVMLIERTLKQEKLGRKTEVLKSDLDKTYPVDGMVGKCPAMQEVCRRVTKVAPTDSTVLILGESGTGKELVARALHEQSLRKDAPIVTVNCAAIPETLIESELFGHEKGAFTGADSARTGLIEAAEGGTLFLDEIGELPMAAQARLLRVLQNGEIRRVGSEQSRLVDVRLIAATHRDLKQRVQEGEFRSDLYFRLRVVELNLPPLRERGQDVVELAEFLLEKTRKQLNRSPMKLNPAAVETITTYGWPGNVRELENALERAVILCEEDEITPDLLAIDSAHSAASQPATPTAASADLSLEEYFRQFVLENQDQMTETELAKRLGISRKALWERRQRFGIPRSKKGGN